The DNA window AGTGCTAGCTCGTGAATCccataaatagaaaacaatggTTGGTTGAATGtgttttgaaaagtgaatttaaagaaaaataactctTTAATAAGACAGCCATTACTCAAAACAGTTAGAACAGAGACACTATCAGATCAGGTTGGCTGTAGCAGCATATCACGAAGCAGCCATCCATTACATGTctgattttctttccttcccccacttttttttcttatggttcatcaaacctagtttttttcttcGATTCAAATCTTCTTGTAGACTCGAACATGTTATGTACGAGGAGCATTGCTTGCACAGCTCGCAAAGTAACTCCAGATATTCCCGGTAAAAAACAGCTTCCTGTTGCAGAACAAGACATTAAGACCTGGACTTACGGTTTAGATGGGGTTGGTGATGTTGGAGGCTTGAGATCCGAATACTGCAATACAAGAAAGGCAGTCATATGTTCAGCGCTTAGACTAGTAGAAAACTTTATACCATATGCAACCACCTTGTGTGCTGTAATCTGGAAGAAAAATCATGCTGGAAATAAACTAGAATGATGAGAGTGAGAATTACATAAGGATACGGAGAAAGCGGCCTTGAAAATCCAGAAACTGATACAGCTTTAGCTTCTGTTATGGGTACTGAATTTATCTGGGAAGCAGCTTCTGCTTTCTGTACAGTACTATCAGCAACAGCAGGTTCTGGACTTGCTTCTGTGGGAGCAGGAAGGGCCTTGATAGTCACTGGCACTGGTAGAAGAGCCCTCCCTATATCCTGAATTCACCAGGTAATTGAGAAAAAGATTTTTCTTCCATCGCTAAACAATTCCATATTTTTAGAAAGATACAACTGGCTTGGCTTCACCATTGTAGAATACAAATATACAAAATGTTACCTTCAATTCATCCCCTAACTCTTTAGGTGCAATCTTGGTGGTCAAGAATTCATCAACTTGTTCCAGAGTTTGCTTACGGTCCTGCCATTGGAAGcaaagaataaaatatgaaagtgAACCTTCAAGTTTCCAGTTTAAGGACCTGAGTGTTATGGCCTAAGTTATGGAACTTCGTAGTCTGGATGCTGGGTCACACTCACACGAGGACATTGAAATACCATCACACTCAAACAAGGGAAGGCCCAGTCTGAGTGGTTTTTCAGAATcagaatatattttcaattttatagtAGAACATATTATAACGACATGTGTGGTAGCATGTCTTTAACTGTTTAGGGCACAGAGCTTGCTTCTGCACACATTACGTTTTAAATTTCGAagcaagctttttttatttttctgatgatTAAGAAAGTGTTTTTCCCCTTTCACCTCTTGTTTGCAGGCAGAAAGGTCCATCAAAACTTCAACGAGGAGCCTATGCAACAGAATGAAATCATATCGTCTCcaatcacaaaattaaataaaatagaattttatctAGAATGGTAACAGAGACTTGCCTCAGCAAACAGGAGTTTCTTACTCACAAACTGAATTAGAGCAGCTGAGCCTAATACTTGGAGTATTGTTTCCATCTGGAAAATACAATGAAACAGTCAAACTCGCATCTCTCACAACAAAATCCCttttagtgaaaataaaatgaaaggaattataaataaagacatgaaataaaaataatacagaaAAGCTTCACAACCCAACCTCTGAGAATGCCAGTACACCTAAGCCAGCAGCTGCTGAAAGTGCAAAGGTGACAGACAAGGCACCGGAGCCCTCCTGCAAAATAATCACTGAGATTACCATGCTGAAGTGCTtgtttataaaatcataaatatatggCCACAGCTCTACGACTTTATATATAAGAACTCAGTAATAGCAATCCTTAAGTGCCATAATTCTGAGATTCAAACCAAGAATAGAAATGAAAGCTGTGACCCGCACATAAATCGTTCCCCTACTAGATCAGTGTGAGGGATGAAATAACTGGAACAGGAAGAAATAATTGGTTCATCACGAAACCTACAATAAATATCAGTGGTTCAAAGTTATATGAAACAAGAAAGGATAAGCATTCCATTCGTAAAGGTCCTTAGATTGTATATGAAGTTAGATTTTcgattaaaaggaaaaagaagatggAAACATACTCCAAATGCACCACTGATAGTGTCTGATAGATCGCTAAGATCAAGACTCAATGCTTTCTTTGGTGGTATCCAGGGAAGCCCACTATTCTGCAAAATACATTTCTCAAAGCttgtatttatgtatttatgttCCATAAGGTAAGAAAGGGATTGAACACGaattaaaagtgaaagaaaaaaaagcaaataccATCCATCCGTGGGGTCCCTCTGCTCCATCTTTGATTGCATAAGCTGCTTTGAATCCATTTACAGTGACCAACTCCGCAACCAATTCAGAGTTGCCATCAAATCTGGCTTTCATTGTAAATTTAGCAACGTTAGCTTCAAACTTTAGCTTTGGATAACAAAGAACGAATTAGAACTCTAATTATTATCGTCTCAGAAATGGCACCGCAAAGGAGAAGAGGGGTATTGGAGGGTTAAGAAATTGTAAAAGGTAGTGATACTAATTTCCTTATTTTTCCTCATTAGATTTTGTAGTAAACAGCATGTCCCTGTAATTCAATGAGTTGTGGGTCCTTGATAAGGGCtataatatataagattttaACTTCATGAATGATTTCTACATCTGAGTCATCAAGCCTGGGCGGTTCCGTATAGTATATGATGCAGCGAGCACCATCTGTTAGCTATTTTGACTGCTTTTCCTGGTTCTTCCAGCTCCAAACGGCAAAGATACAACTCCAAATGAAGATTAACATTTGTGCCAAACCCAATCAAAGATGATGTACTTGTTACTATAGCATGTTTGAAATTGCAAACACAGATGCCAGTTAGCCAATTTAAAGCAGTCACTACAACAAAGTTCTCGATCTCAGTCAGTCCTTTGAATTCATTAAGAAAATGGACACAACTGAGGAGATCTAgttctttaattgattttcaacaGGCTAAGAATATAGAATCTAAAACCAGCCCGTGCAGAGACAAATTGCATAGAACCACGACTAATTGCCCCATTTAGGTTTTCTATATCAAAGATTTTCCTGTTATCTTAGCTGATAACCctgatattaatgaaaataagagATGAAAtcttcatgaaaaatataataattggaTTCACTATCTTACTTGTCTAGAATGAACAATGTGGTGTTCTCTGGTTCCTTAAACTTCAAAGACAGCTTCTTCAAGAAACCTGGCTTATCTTCACTTTTATAAACAATTGACGCTGGCTTCTTGCTCAAACCGCTGATATCAGGACTGCCCACTTGTCGAAACTCCACTGTTGCTCTTATATCAAGTAACTGGGCCTTTGCGTCATCACCCAATGCTGCATAAGCATTTTTTGCAGACTCAACACCCCATGACTTAGGCTTGTTTAGCACCAGAGACAGAATCAGAGGAACTGCCAAAACTGTAACACTACCTGCTATAATTGTTGGGTTTTCTGATCCAAATTTGATGAAACCATCTAGGATCccattaacatcaaaatcagATGAGAAGGGACTCGCAGGTTTTTCTAGTGCTTCTTCATATGTTAAAGCTCTAGCTAGCCCAGTACTAAGAACTGAAGATAGTAGCACCACACCACCATGTAAAGTCCTTGATAGACATTCTTGTGCAGCTGACCGGCTCGCGCTTAAAGAGTCAGAATGAGATAATTTGAGTGGTGAAACTGTAGGGAGCGATAAAGATTTTCTGGTCTCTGCTCTTCTCTCACAAAGAACAGATAATGGTGTCAAGCTTGCAGCATTGAGGGCCTTCATGGCATAGTTCTCTGTCACGGACAAATTATGTTCTCTTACCGAACTGATGCAGAAGCTTGAACCACCATAAGAGTGGAGTTTATActgatattgtttgttttaggaTGATTGGATGGAAAGTAAAGCAGAGGATGGAAAGCCTGTCTTCAGTGAATGCGAGCTGCTGCTGGTGCGCTTtgagtgggggggggggggggggcgctgTGCTGGCGTGGCACGGGGAATGGATATCTTTGCCACTCATTGCCTGACACGTGGAAGTGAGATGAGGAGTTGGTGATCATATGGCTTGATGACTTTCATGGAAAGAGATTTTGTGGCTGATATTAAAGAGAGAGTTTATGGAAGCTACATATATTGTACTGAACTTTTCCTACAGTACAGAGCTACAGTTTTTGACATAAACATGGACAGAAGGATTAGGCTCGGCTAAAAAAATTGGTAACAAAATTAGTTAATACGTTACAGCCATGTTTTCGAAGCTTCAAGActgtttttaaaacataaaattatggATGTGGTGGGATTACagtggataaaaaaaagaagttctaATAGCATGGTGGTGCTTAAAATGTAGTAATATTTCATCCAATGTGTGGTAATAATGCAAGGTAGGCAGAAAGCCGTTCCACATTCCATGAAGTACAGTCTTGTGCTCTggtattcatcattttttatggcATAACTCAATTCACATATtgacaatattaaaatatgagattCTTATTTAAAGGTAGTAGCAACTGCTTCAAatctatatatatgtattagcgGAAACGAGAATAAACTTTCCAAGAAAGAGAGCTGGATCACCCTGACTCTTAGCCTTGTAAAAGAACACCGTTTCTGCTGCTAACCAATCTTTATGCTTTGAAATTCCAAGATCAATGACGAAAATTATACGTCTTTTCCATTCAGAAAGAACTCTATAAACTGATGCTGACATAACCAAAATTTGTTACAGTTAAGATGAACCACTAAAAATAAGAAGTCATGTTACATTGTATTGAGAagttcaaaatatcaaaaaagtaATCCAAACCTTGACTAGCTTCCCAGATTGAGATACCTGCTCCCCTAGTCGAGCTTCTTCTAGAGAACACTGCGTGATTGATAGGGTCATCATCAATGTAGAGGAAAAAATCCTCCCCACTGTtcttttcccactgtaatttaGGCTTATGCTTCTCCTGTAAAGAGAGGTATTCTATTTCCGCGATGGCTCCACCACCTTCAGAACCTGCAGTTTTGTGACTAATTTAACAATCCCAACATACTGTTTAGGAATACAAGGGTGGaccacaaaaaaaacacaattttattgtACTTCAACACTATACATGAACCTCATACAACCAAGAAACAAGTAAAACGTTCTCACAATATGCTGCCCATGACTTGCTCAAAAGCACCCACAAGCTCACTTAATTTTCTCTTAACTCACTACCTGTAACATTCGCACTTACACAAGCACTCATAAGGTGAAGCGCACAGATTTTGAAACATAACTATATGGAGCcaagtttaattatttatactagTTCAAGGCCAGTTgtaaaacactttcctttttttcgcATGTCTAGTTGGTATGAAGATGCTGTATAAATTTTGTTCAAAGAAGACTCTCCCTATTGGCTAAACTTGTCTTCATGGTTGGATTTAAACAATACCACAGCTGGCTTAGTATAATTCTTGGCTTGCTTGAGAAAGCAAATTTAATTTCACTTCTTCTAAGTGTCAAGTCAGCGTTCAGCGTTGAATTACCCTCAACAACAACTCCTATTGTCATTCCAAGTCACGAGTAGAACTCCATAAACTTCCTCCATTGAGTTCCTTAGGGCTCGGTGCATACACCAGGCACTTTGCCCTCCGTATCAATATAAATGTGAAAGTCCTTGTAAAACCTTCTATCTTGCAAGTGATAAAGCAATTCACCAAGCTTCTTTCATGCATGGAATACATGATTTTCTGCTAAACAAATAGCTGATTGACTGTTGCAGCATAAGTTTTTGAGAGAAAGAGTGTTTCCAGGAGCATTAGAACAGCAAGAAATTGGTATGGGGAAAAAAAGCAAATCTGGATTTGCTTCCTCAAGCTGACTGTGTATTATACAAGGACAGCTATGGTGTTATCAGGACCAGTTGTTCAATTTCCCTCGCATAGCATGGGAATGCATTTTGATCAGGAGTTGTGCACATCTTCATACACAGCAGTTGCTTGCCACCAACTTGGGAAAATGGCCATTTGCGACTCCCATAAAATGAGTGACATATAAGCGTGTTCCATATATGGTGTGGTATTCGTAGTGAAAGGAGACAAAGCTAAGTTAgcttatctatctatctatctatctatctaatAGATAGATAATTTAAGTGTTTGTTTTGGTGACTCCACCCCTTGTCTTTCTAAACACAAGATATACCCCACATTAACAAGAATCAGTTTCAATAACTGGAGGCAGCATGGCTAGCAAATTTAAGGAAACCAGCAGATCCTATAATATTGTTGGTTTGTCCAGACCCATTTCAGCAAGGGTTGTGTAATAAGATGTGTATGAATCATTCACCCTCCCATGAGTTGGAATCTCTTATTGTCTTGGACAACATGGATGGGCCATTCTGTAGTTTAAAGCTAGATGCCGAGATGGGAAgataaaaggagaagaaagcCTAGGCTGCTAGCCAAGTGCTTGTTGGTGTCTTGTCCAAAGTTATTGAAATCAAACTAGAATATCTCCAGAATGAatcaccaaaagaaagaaagaaaaacaagtgaaggggataaatgaaagaaagatgaaaagtACCTTCAGAAAGCATGAAATCATTTCCGTTAAAATTGATGCCCAGAAATATCTTATGGGCCAGGGTACGAGCACCCCTGTTGCCTGTGAGTATCTGCAGAGTGAAATGGATTCACTTCAAAGGTGCATTTGGACCTGGGTTGTGAGGGCTTGAGAAGTCATGGTTCATTAATGAGAAACTATCTACAGCATCACTCAAGCTCTGAAGATCCTCTGGACTGAAGTCATGAGGTTGGAGCTTCTCTAAATATGGTGGACAGATAATGTAGGCCTACTGTAAATGTTGCTTCCCATTCCGTGATGAGCTTACAGAATGCATTGCATGCCCAAGTTGTTTAATAAACTGCAGCGCCTAGGCTTGCAGGCCCGGACACAATCCTCAAAATCCCGCCACAGTGTGTTGATGGTTTCATCTACTAGCAAATGGATTGCGAAAACTTGGATTGTAAGcataaaatcaggaaaaaactACATGTTTTAGAAGTCAAAAATTTATACGAAACCTTTGATCGCACATTGAAGCAAGAAAATCATGAATTAGcaattttcctttccttttcttattttttttcttgatatgaacTAACAGTTTTCTCCTCATCAGTTTGGTTTATAAATAAGGCACTGAAAAATTTTACATGGAGTATGATACATAGAACACAATATTTTGGCAGGTTTCAATAAAAATCAGATCCTAACAAAAATTGAGCTATAAAAGAAGCCTTATACAAGTCAACAGTTACCTTATTCCTCATTTCAGGATCATGGAAGACACCATAAGCTGCCCACCTTGACCAGGGCTCAAGCACATTGCCGTCATATTCCATTTCCCTACAAATAGAGAAGAATCAACAGGCAACCAGAACTAAAGTAAAGCCAAATGGATGGTTTTCTTGACCTAAGAATGGTCAGAAGTACTAAAATTTTGAACACCTGAGGATCCATACGCAGACAAGTAAAAATTGCCCATTCGTAGTTTAAACCTTTGGGTATTCACAACTATGAGAAATTGGATCTGAGAGCTTCTCATGAGTATGAAAGAAATATCTTAATGGACATTACAGAGATGTCTGACGGAAAATTAATTCAGTTCATTtacacaagatttttttaaaaatatagacttCAAGTGATCAGTGTTTGGACTaccagaaaatattttttaaatttaaacaatatgTAGAACTGGTTAGTTTAAAATACTCATCCACATTTCTGAATTTGCTTTATTATAATCTAGTGACTGTCTCGTCCAATTCATTGATGCCCAACTCCACATGATTTCAGATAGCATCACTTGGATCAATTATCAAATAGCTATTGGATTacattttcttaagaaaaaaaaaatccaaacaattcCCTATTACAAAAGCAGAGAAGAGTAAATGAAACATAAAGTGGTTTGGAATTACCAGAGCATCTCCATGCCTTCTAAGCTCCGAAATCCATCCCATATCAGCATTATATCTCCCCTCCAGAACTAACCCAGCACCTTGACTGGgcaacacaaaacaaaaggaacgaATTATAACATACCaatcaaaaattacaaaaaagaagaagttatatTTGCTGTAAATGCAGAAATCAGAAAATACACAGCTCTTCAAATCATACAAAACAGGCGATAAATGCGTAAACTTATTGGTAAACAGCTTCGCCATTTCATATCCCTTGGAGTTCCTAGAAAGTTATCATCATAACACTCTGGTTAACTAATTCACtaaataaagaaggaaaaatggaATGCCATTGGGATATACGCAGCATATACCATTGAGACTGTAATGTAGGCCAATACAGGATATTTGCCTTCATTCTTCGAAACCTTTGTATTTTCCTACGACGACATTTcgattttaaacaaaata is part of the Populus trichocarpa isolate Nisqually-1 chromosome 2, P.trichocarpa_v4.1, whole genome shotgun sequence genome and encodes:
- the LOC7497240 gene encoding rhodanese-like domain-containing protein 4, chloroplastic; translation: MKALNAASLTPLSVLCERRAETRKSLSLPTVSPLKLSHSDSLSASRSAAQECLSRTLHGGVVLLSSVLSTGLARALTYEEALEKPASPFSSDFDVNGILDGFIKFGSENPTIIAGSVTVLAVPLILSLVLNKPKSWGVESAKNAYAALGDDAKAQLLDIRATVEFRQVGSPDISGLSKKPASIVYKSEDKPGFLKKLSLKFKEPENTTLFILDKFDGNSELVAELVTVNGFKAAYAIKDGAEGPHGWMNSGLPWIPPKKALSLDLSDLSDTISGAFGEGSGALSVTFALSAAAGLGVLAFSEMETILQVLGSAALIQFVSKKLLFAEDRKQTLEQVDEFLTTKIAPKELGDELKDIGRALLPVPVTIKALPAPTEASPEPAVADSTVQKAEAASQINSVPITEAKAVSVSGFSRPLSPYPYYSDLKPPTSPTPSKP